In Colias croceus chromosome 12, ilColCroc2.1, one genomic interval encodes:
- the LOC123696258 gene encoding fibroin heavy chain-like, translating into MKKIMLCVLVCIAMIEAKPFFWKKFCCKPKLGLSRGFFYRPQFRPAYGAGFQIGGGYENGIGLENVVAVFPSVPVPIGGGIGPVVGGGFCPPPCPQINMGINNGLGPAPGMGMNPGIDQGFGMNVNTGIDQGFEMSVNGGIDQGFGIDVNSGIGQGMNVNYGAGPAPGMNINCGIPPTPGMDVNYGIVPGSGMDINNGFGPGPGMDVNTGLCPEKDNASKGPATGTTGNNGLNRPSTIYNNNGAPGAGAGVNAGLRPNAGAGVNNNNGNAPNVGMHPNAGMGVNNNNVNVPNVGMRPNSGMGINTGFGANNNNGNAPQNAGMGVNNNNGYAPNAGIGVGAGIGVNSNHGNSPNAGIGFGAGIGVNSNNGKLPNAGISVGAGLGVNNNNGNAPNGGIGFDAGLGVIANNGNAPHNAGVGVSAGIGHGIGLGVNAGIGHGIGIGANAGINTNGGAAPGAGSGVNSGAPTDNSGPALTPFSSGAASGYQQGSSGASGHAEQAAHAAGAAGCNNVGAHHNQVTSIHQEESSSSHDVGAGVAGAATGSGAASSAGFSAGLSAGGSSNQAGGAAHLAAGIH; encoded by the exons ATGTTATGCGTTTTGGTTTGTATAGCGATGATTGAAGCTAAACCATTCTTTTGGAAGAAGTTCTGTTGTAAACCTAAATTGGGGTTAAGTAGGGGATTCTTTTATCGGCCTCAGTTCAGACCTGCTTACGGCGCTGGATTCCAAATCGGTGGAGGCTATGAAAACGGGATAGGATTGGAAAACGTTGTCGCTGTATTTCCCTCCGTTCCCGTTCCGATCGGCGGCGGGATCGGCCCTGTAGTGGGAGGCGGTTTCTGCCCCCCACCCTGTCCACAAATAAACATGGGTATAAATAATGGCCTTGGACCTGCACCTGGTATGGGTATGAATCCTGGTATAGACCAAGGATTTGGAATGAACGTAAACACTGGAATAGACCAAGGATTTGAAATGTCCGTGAACGGTGGAATAGACCAAGGATTTGGAATAGATGTAAATAGTGGAATAGGACAAGGAATGAATGTTAATTACGGAGCTGGACCCGCACCTGGCATGAACATTAATTGTGGAATTCCCCCTACACCTGGAATGGACGTTAATTATGGAATAGTTCCTGGATCTGGAATGGATATCAATAACGGTTTTGGTCCTGGACCTGGCATGGATGTTAATACTGGCCTTTGTCCTGAAAAAGATAATGCGAGTAAGGGCCCTGCAACTGGAACGACTGGTAATAATGGATTGAATCGACCTTCgacaatttataataacaatggaGCACCTGGTGCTGGAGCGGGTGTTAACGCTGGCTTACGTCCTAATGCTGGCGCgggtgttaataataataatggaaATGCACCTAATGTTGGAATGCATCCTAATGCAGGCATgggtgttaataataataatgtaaatgtaCCTAATGTTGGAATGCGACCTAATAGCGGAATGGGTATAAATACTGGCTTTGgagctaataataataatggaaATGCGCCTCAAAATGCTGGTATGGGtgttaataacaataatggaTATGCACCTAATGCTGGAATAGGTGTTGGTGCCGGCATAGGAGTTAATAGTAATCATGGAAATTCACCTAATGCTGGAATAGGTTTTGGAGCTGGCATAGGAGTTAATAGTAATAATGGAAAGTTACCGAATGCTGGAATAAGTGTTGGCGCTGGCTTAggagttaataataataatggaaATGCACCTAATGGCGGAATAGGTTTTGATGCTGGCTTGGGTGTTATTGCTAATAATGGAAATGCACCTCATAACGCTGGAGTGGGTGTCAGCGCTGGAATCGGACATGGTATCGGACTTGGCGTCAATGCTGGAATCGGTCATGGTATTGGAATAGGTGCCAATGCTGGAATAAATACCAACGGTGGAGCCGCTCCTGGCGCCGGATCGGGCGTCAATAGTGGCGCGCCTACAGACAATAGTGGACCAGCCCTTACACCATTCTCTTCTGGTGCGGCATCTGGATATCAGCAGGGCAGTTCAGGAGCGAGCGGCCACGCAGAACAGGCAGCTCATGCCGCGGGAGCTGCTGGATGCAACAATGTTGGAGCACATCACAACCAAGTTACATCT ATCCATCAAGAAGAGAGCAGCTCGAGTCACGATGTAGGAGCCGGAGTTGCCGGCGCGGCAACTGGCTCCGGGGCCGCCTCCTCCGCCGGTTTTTCCGCAGGCTTGTCCGCTGGTGGCTCCTCCAACCAAGCCGGAGGTGCAGCTCACCTTGCGGCTGGAATCCACTGA